A single region of the Lycium barbarum isolate Lr01 chromosome 2, ASM1917538v2, whole genome shotgun sequence genome encodes:
- the LOC132626549 gene encoding photosystem II protein D1, whose product MTAILERRESESLWGRFCNWITSTENRLYIGWFGVLMIPTLLTATSVFIIAFIAAPPVDIDGIREPVSGSLLYGNNIISGAIIPTSAAIGLHFYPIWEAASVDEWLYNGGPYELIVLHFLLGVACYMGREWELSFRLGMRPWIAVAYSAPVAAATAVFLIYPIGQGSFSDGMPLGISGTFNFMIVFQAEHNILMHPFHMLGVAGVFGGSLFSAMHGSLVTSSLIRETTENESANEGYRFGQEEETYNIVAAHGYFGRLIFQYASFNNSRSLHFFLAAWPVVGIWFTALGISTMAFNLNGFNFNQSVVDSQGRVINTWADIINRANLGMEVMHERNAHNFPLDLAAIEAPSTNG is encoded by the coding sequence ATGACTGCAATTTTAGAGAGACGCGAAAGCGAAAGCCTATGGGGTCGCTTCTGTAACTGGATAACTAGCACTGAAAACCGTCTTTACATTGGATGGTTTGGTGTTTTGATGATCCCTACCTTATTGACGGCAACTTCTGTATTTATTATTGCCTTCATTGCTGCTCCTCCAGTAGACATTGATGGTATTCGTGAACCTGTTTCTGGGTCTCTACTTTACGGAAACAATATTATTTCCGGTGCCATTATTCCTACTTCTGCAGCTATAGGTTTACATTTTTACCCAATCTGGGAAGCGGCATCCGTTGATGAATGGTTATACAACGGTGGTCCTTATGAACTAATTGTTCTACACTTCTTACTTGGCGTAGCTTGTTACATGGGTCGTGAGTGGGAGCTTAGTTTCCGTCTGGGTATGCGACCTTGGATTGCTGTTGCATATTCAGCTCCTGTTGCAGCTGCTACCGCGGTTTTCTTGATCTACCCAATCGGTCAAGGAAGTTTTTCTGATGGTATGCCTCTAGGAATTTCTGGTACTTTCAATTTTATGATTGTATTCCAGGCTGAGCACAACATCCTTATGCACCCATTTCACATGTTAGGCGTAGCTGGTGTATTCGGCGGCTCCCTATTCAGTGCTATGCATGGTTCCTTAGTAACCTCTAGTTTGATCAGGGAAACCACAGAAAATGAATCTGCTAATGAAGGTTACAGATTCGGTCAAGAGGAAGAAACTTATAATATCGTAGCCGCTCATGGTTATTTTGGCCGATTGATCTTCCAATATGCTAGTTTCAACAACTCTCGTTCGTTACACTTCTTCCTAGCTGCTTGGCCTGTAGTAGGTATCTGGTTTACCGCTTTAGGTATCAGCACTATGGCTTTCAACCTAAATGGTTTCAATTTCAACCAATCTGTAGTTGACAGTCAAGGTCGTGTAATTAACACTTGGGCTGATATCATTAACCGTGCTAACCTTGGTATGGAAGTTATGCATGAACGTAATGCTCATAACTTCCCTCTAGACCTAGCTGCTATCGAAGCTCCATCTACAAATGGATAA